The following are from one region of the Chanos chanos chromosome 10, fChaCha1.1, whole genome shotgun sequence genome:
- the igfbp2b gene encoding insulin-like growth factor-binding protein 2-B, translated as MVSQLVCSLLLASLVLLHSSIGEIVFRCPSCTAERQAACPKLTTTCVEIVREPGCGCCPVCARQLGELCGVYTPRCGSGLRCYPSPDAPLPLEQLVQGLGRCEHKVDLELTGSQENREQSGEIYGTRSPAQKKPNYWMMRDRTVQQHENEQKTRMLNKRVEETKTLRPRQTQCQQELDKVLEEISKMTFHDNRGPLENLYDLKFPNCDKKGQYNMKQCHISTHGQRGECWCVDPHTGIQIPSSPKVRGDPNCSQYRVGPETEPPTPFQK; from the exons ATGGTCTCGCAATTAGTCTGCAGTTTGTTGTTAGCATCACTGGTGCTCCTGCACAGCTCTATCGGGGAGATAGTGTTTCGCTGTCCGAGTTGCACCGCGGAGCGACAAGCAGCATGTCCCAAGCTCACGACCACTTGTGTAGAGATTGTGAGGGAGCCAGGCTGCGGCTGCTGTCCGGTTTGCGCCCGACAACTGGGTGAACTCTGCGGCGTCTATACACCGAGATGTGGTAGTGGGTTGAGATGTTACCCAAGTCCGGATGCCCCATTACCGTTAGAGCAACTGGTGCAAGGGCTCGGACGATGTGAGCACAAAGTGGACTTAGAGCTCACTGGCAGCCAAGAGAACCGAGAACAGAGCG ggGAAATATATGGCACGAGATCTCCTGCTCAGAAGAAGCCCAACTACTGGATGATGAGGGACAGAACAGTGCAGCAGCATGAGAATGAGCAGAAGACAAGAATGCTGAACAAGAGAGTGGAGGAGACCAAGACACTGCgacccagacag ACCCAGTGTCAGCAGGAGCTGGATAAAGTTTTGGAGGAGATTTCCAAAATGACCTTTCATGACAACCGGGGACCACTGGAGAATCTGTATGACCTCAAGTTCCCCAACTGTGACAAGAAAGGACAATACAACATGAAACAG TGTCATATTTCCACCCACGGTCAGAGGGGTGAGTGTTGGTGCGTCGACCCCCACACTGGCATCCAGATCCCGTCTTCCCCCAAAGTACGCGGGGACCCGAACTGCAGCCAGTACCGCGTAGGACCAGAGACGGAACCCCCGACGCCCTTTCAGAAATAG